The Rana temporaria chromosome 4, aRanTem1.1, whole genome shotgun sequence genome contains a region encoding:
- the BTBD3 gene encoding BTB/POZ domain-containing protein 3 isoform X2, whose amino-acid sequence MAAEIFPSKKPANSNSNSVQQYHQQNLTNNNTIPSPNWQGLYGTIRERNAVMFNNELMADVHFVVGSSGETQRLPGHKYVLAVGSSVFHAMFYGELAEDKDEIRIPDVEPAAFLAMLKYLYCDEIDLAADTVLATLYAAKKYIVPHLARACVNFLETSLSAKNACVLLSQSCLFEEPDLTQRCWEVIDAQAELALKSEGFCDIDFQTLESILKRETLNAKEIFVFEAALCWADIECQRQDLPPTIENKRKVLGKALYLIRIPAMALDDFANGAAQSGVLTLNETNDIFLWYTAAKKPELEFVSNPRKGLVPQRCHRFQSCAYRSNQWRYRGRCDSIQFAVDKRVFIAGFGLYGSSCGSAEYSAKIELKRQGVILGQNLSKYFSDGSSNTFPVWFEYPVQIEPDTFYTASVVLDGNELSYFGQEGMTEVQCGKVTVQFQCSSDSTNGTGVQGGQIPELIFYA is encoded by the exons atggctGCTGAGATTTTTCCAAGCAAGAAGCCAGCAAACAGCAATTCTAACTCCGTGCAGCAATATCACCAGCAAAATCTCACTAACAATAACACTATCCCTTCCCCGAACTGGCAAGGACTGTATGGGACCATCAGAGAAAG AAATGCAGTAATGTTCAACAATGAGTTGATGGCAGATGTGCACTTTGTGGTCGGGTCATCTGGAGAAACGCAACGCTTGCCCGGGCATAAG TATGTTCTAGCGGTCGGCAGTTCGGTATTCCATGCAATGTTTTATGGAGAGCTTGCTGAGGACAAAGATGAAATCCGTATACCAGATGTTGAACCTGCTGCTTTCCTTGCAATGCTGAA ataCTTGTATTGCGATGAGATAGATTTGGCTGCTGACACCGTCCTGGCAACTCTGTatgctgctaaaaaatatatcgtCCCGCATCTAGCCAGAGCATGTGTTAACTTCCTAGAGACCAGTTTAAGTGCTAAGAATGCCTGTGTTCTCCTGTCTCAAAGCTGCTTGTTTGAAGAACCCGATTTGACCCAGAGGTGCTGGGAAGTGATTGATGCACAAGCAGAACTGGCTTTGAAAAGTGAAGGCTTTTGCGACATCGACTTCCAGACACTTGAAAGTATCCTTAAAAGAGAGACTTTAAATGCCAAAGAAATTTTTGTCTTTGAGGCGGCGCTCTGTTGGGCAGATATAGAATGTCAGCGCCAAGATCTACCTCCCACCATCGAGAACAAGAGGAAGGTTTTGGGCAAAGCTCTTTACTTAATTCGTATCCCAGCCATGGCACTGGATGACTTTGCCAATGGTGCTGCCCAGTCTGGAGTGTTGACTTTAAATGAGACTAATGATATCTTTCTCTGGTATACAGCTGCTAAGAAACCTGAACTAGAGTTTGTAAGCAATCCTAGGAAGGGGCTTGTCCCTCAGAGATGTCATCGCTTCCAGTCCTGTGCATATCGCAGCAATCAGTGGCGATACAGAGGTCGATGCGACAGCATCCAGTTTGCTGTTGATAAAAGAGTATTTATTGCAGGATTCGGCCTTTATGGCTCCAGCTGTGGCTCAGCCGAGTACAGCGCCAAGATTGAACTTAAGCGCCAGGGTGTGATCTTGGGGCAGAACCTAAGTAAATATTTTTCGGATGGATCCAGCAATACATTCCCTGTTTGGTTTGAATATCCAGTGCAGATTGAACCAGATACTTTCTACACAGCCAGTGTGGTCTTGGATGGCAACGAATTGAGTTACTTTGGACAGGAGGGAATGACTGAAGTGCAGTGCGGAAAAGTAACTGTACAGTTTCAGTGTTCCTCAGACAGCACAAACGGCACTGGGGTGCAAGGAGGACAGATACCCGAGCTTATTTTCTATGCCTGA
- the BTBD3 gene encoding BTB/POZ domain-containing protein 3 isoform X1 — protein MVDAKGKNMKCLTFFLMLPESVKNRSKKGPKKASSSSSSSSSSKLPPVCYEIITLKTRKKKKMAAEIFPSKKPANSNSNSVQQYHQQNLTNNNTIPSPNWQGLYGTIRERNAVMFNNELMADVHFVVGSSGETQRLPGHKYVLAVGSSVFHAMFYGELAEDKDEIRIPDVEPAAFLAMLKYLYCDEIDLAADTVLATLYAAKKYIVPHLARACVNFLETSLSAKNACVLLSQSCLFEEPDLTQRCWEVIDAQAELALKSEGFCDIDFQTLESILKRETLNAKEIFVFEAALCWADIECQRQDLPPTIENKRKVLGKALYLIRIPAMALDDFANGAAQSGVLTLNETNDIFLWYTAAKKPELEFVSNPRKGLVPQRCHRFQSCAYRSNQWRYRGRCDSIQFAVDKRVFIAGFGLYGSSCGSAEYSAKIELKRQGVILGQNLSKYFSDGSSNTFPVWFEYPVQIEPDTFYTASVVLDGNELSYFGQEGMTEVQCGKVTVQFQCSSDSTNGTGVQGGQIPELIFYA, from the exons ATGGTAGATGCCAAAGGAAAGAACATGAAATGTCTTACTTTTTTCTTGATGCTTCCAGAATCTGTCAAGAACCGGTCTAAAAAGGGCCCGAAAAAAGCGAGTTCCAgtagtagcagcagcagcagcagcaagttGCCCCCAGTTTGCTATGAAATAATTACATTAAAAaccagaaagaagaagaagatggctGCTGAGATTTTTCCAAGCAAGAAGCCAGCAAACAGCAATTCTAACTCCGTGCAGCAATATCACCAGCAAAATCTCACTAACAATAACACTATCCCTTCCCCGAACTGGCAAGGACTGTATGGGACCATCAGAGAAAG AAATGCAGTAATGTTCAACAATGAGTTGATGGCAGATGTGCACTTTGTGGTCGGGTCATCTGGAGAAACGCAACGCTTGCCCGGGCATAAG TATGTTCTAGCGGTCGGCAGTTCGGTATTCCATGCAATGTTTTATGGAGAGCTTGCTGAGGACAAAGATGAAATCCGTATACCAGATGTTGAACCTGCTGCTTTCCTTGCAATGCTGAA ataCTTGTATTGCGATGAGATAGATTTGGCTGCTGACACCGTCCTGGCAACTCTGTatgctgctaaaaaatatatcgtCCCGCATCTAGCCAGAGCATGTGTTAACTTCCTAGAGACCAGTTTAAGTGCTAAGAATGCCTGTGTTCTCCTGTCTCAAAGCTGCTTGTTTGAAGAACCCGATTTGACCCAGAGGTGCTGGGAAGTGATTGATGCACAAGCAGAACTGGCTTTGAAAAGTGAAGGCTTTTGCGACATCGACTTCCAGACACTTGAAAGTATCCTTAAAAGAGAGACTTTAAATGCCAAAGAAATTTTTGTCTTTGAGGCGGCGCTCTGTTGGGCAGATATAGAATGTCAGCGCCAAGATCTACCTCCCACCATCGAGAACAAGAGGAAGGTTTTGGGCAAAGCTCTTTACTTAATTCGTATCCCAGCCATGGCACTGGATGACTTTGCCAATGGTGCTGCCCAGTCTGGAGTGTTGACTTTAAATGAGACTAATGATATCTTTCTCTGGTATACAGCTGCTAAGAAACCTGAACTAGAGTTTGTAAGCAATCCTAGGAAGGGGCTTGTCCCTCAGAGATGTCATCGCTTCCAGTCCTGTGCATATCGCAGCAATCAGTGGCGATACAGAGGTCGATGCGACAGCATCCAGTTTGCTGTTGATAAAAGAGTATTTATTGCAGGATTCGGCCTTTATGGCTCCAGCTGTGGCTCAGCCGAGTACAGCGCCAAGATTGAACTTAAGCGCCAGGGTGTGATCTTGGGGCAGAACCTAAGTAAATATTTTTCGGATGGATCCAGCAATACATTCCCTGTTTGGTTTGAATATCCAGTGCAGATTGAACCAGATACTTTCTACACAGCCAGTGTGGTCTTGGATGGCAACGAATTGAGTTACTTTGGACAGGAGGGAATGACTGAAGTGCAGTGCGGAAAAGTAACTGTACAGTTTCAGTGTTCCTCAGACAGCACAAACGGCACTGGGGTGCAAGGAGGACAGATACCCGAGCTTATTTTCTATGCCTGA